AATATCCCGCGAAAAATGCGATCCGCATCTGAATCGCGTATCTTGTGAGAACGCAATGCCCATGCTTCGCCTTTATGGTGTACATTGCGTATCTCCACCAGAATTTCTGCCTGCGCCAGATTGCCCCGCAACACCGCCAGATTCCGCCCCCCAATTTGAGCGGGCATATCTGGCAGATCGAGTGCCCTTTCCATAATCCGCGCAAATGACCGGGACCGGGAATCGATCTTCCCGCGCCTGCTCCAATAAATAACCAGAGGACCCTCTGGACGATTGGGAGTGTTGTCTGCATGCAGGGATATAAACAGAGTCTTCCCGCGCCTTGCAAAGAAACGGTTGGCTATTTTTACCCTTTGTACAATATTGTCAAGCCCCGGACGCACTGAAAAACTATTTCTTCTGTTGACACTTACATCGTTATAGACTTCGTTTTGTTCGTGTACAAACGTCCTTGCAGGCGGATTATTTTCCCGAATGAGATGATTTGGACTAATCACCGTCATCTCCACCTCGGCACCTGCAAGCCTCAGTTTTTGGTACAAACGCAACGCAATATCGTAAACAAATTCGTCTTCGACCACATAAACCGAACGATTATTGCCATCTAAATTGGAAACAATAGCACCCGGGTCGCGTCCACCGTGCCCCGGGTCGAGCACAATGCGCCAGCCTTTCAATGATCTGCCATCTCGACGCATATCAGAATTAATACTGGCATTGAACACGCCCATCAAATTTCGGGCACTCCGATAATCTTCAATCGGCTTTTTGGGGGGCACTTCTCGATATCTCCGACTGCGTTGCACAGCGGCTTTGGGACGAGAAAAATAATACGGCCCATTATCCATCGTGATCTTTGTTAACCGAGTCTGTATCTTTAACCTCTGGCCCACATAAATGCGATCCGACCGGATACCATTGCTCCGCTTGAGTTCGGTCAGGCCCATAGAATATTGTGCGGCAATTTTAGAAAGCGTATCCCCCCTTCTCACCACATAGTCCATTTCTACGTAGCCAGAAGATGGACGGGAGCGAGCCGATTGAACAGTATAAGAACGCGTGCGAAGCCTTTGTCCGGGATAAATATTATTCGACCTCAACCCATTGATCCGCTTCAGTTCGGTCACACTCATGGAAAACTGATCGGCAATTT
This region of Gemmatimonadota bacterium genomic DNA includes:
- a CDS encoding LysM peptidoglycan-binding domain-containing protein; its protein translation is IADQFSMSVTELKRINGLRSNNIYPGQRLRTRSYTVQSARSRPSSGYVEMDYVVRRGDTLSKIAAQYSMGLTELKRSNGIRSDRIYVGQRLKIQTRLTKITMDNGPYYFSRPKAAVQRSRRYREVPPKKPIEDYRSARNLMGVFNASINSDMRRDGRSLKGWRIVLDPGHGGRDPGAIVSNLDGNNRSVYVVEDEFVYDIALRLYQKLRLAGAEVEMTVISPNHLIRENNPPARTFVHEQNEVYNDVSVNRRNSFSVRPGLDNIVQRVKIANRFFARRGKTLFISLHADNTPNRPEGPLVIYWSRRGKIDSRSRSFARIMERALDLPDMPAQIGGRNLAVLRGNLAQAEILVEIRNVHHKGEAWALRSHKIRDSDADRIFRGILNYAKRR